A single Streptomyces sp. Edi2 DNA region contains:
- a CDS encoding HAMP domain-containing sensor histidine kinase codes for MIRRVLLSYLTLTLLVLLTLEIPLGILYARSQNSALTTTLERDAVVLAELAEEDIENADTRALPHLLNGYTRRNDIQAVVVDRHGTVLATTPTDTSATSRNLAGAPDIVAALHNHRTSGTTHRPSGDGARYITVPATSGPTVRGAVRISASTRGTTARIHAACALLAGAGLAVLAAMTVIGLTLARWTTRPVRELEHATAQLADGTLTEPPAADIGPLELRRLAATFNHTATRLQHLLRAQHRFAADASHQLKTPLTALRLRLENLEPDIHADARHHLDHAIAETDRLVRMVHGLLALARLEDDHTAPTPVDADAILNDRAETWSAFATDHDVTLHLTGEPAGHVQAIPGALEQILDNLLANALRATPPGSTVTLHRTPARAPRHRTTSPVELHIIDQGPGMTATERGRAFDRFWCAPNTSPGGTGLGLTIARQLAQAGGGAIELHAHPAGGLDAVIHLRPAPPSHRNR; via the coding sequence GTGATCCGCCGTGTCCTGCTCAGCTATCTCACGCTCACCCTGCTCGTCCTGCTGACCCTGGAGATTCCTTTAGGGATCCTCTACGCCCGCAGCCAGAACTCCGCACTCACCACCACCCTCGAACGCGATGCCGTCGTCCTGGCCGAACTCGCCGAGGAGGACATAGAGAACGCAGACACCCGCGCGCTGCCCCACCTGCTGAACGGCTACACCCGACGCAACGACATCCAGGCCGTCGTCGTCGACCGTCACGGCACCGTCCTCGCCACCACACCGACGGACACGTCCGCAACATCACGGAACCTCGCCGGCGCACCGGACATCGTCGCCGCACTGCACAACCACCGCACCAGCGGCACCACACACCGTCCTTCCGGCGATGGCGCCCGCTACATCACCGTCCCTGCCACCTCCGGACCCACCGTCCGCGGAGCCGTCCGGATCAGCGCCTCCACCCGCGGTACCACGGCACGCATCCACGCCGCCTGTGCCCTGCTGGCCGGCGCCGGGCTCGCCGTTCTCGCCGCCATGACCGTGATAGGACTCACCCTCGCCCGCTGGACCACCCGGCCCGTACGCGAACTCGAACACGCCACCGCCCAGCTCGCCGACGGCACGCTGACCGAACCACCGGCAGCCGACATCGGACCGCTCGAACTCCGGCGGCTCGCCGCCACCTTCAACCACACCGCCACCCGCCTGCAGCACCTCCTCCGCGCTCAGCATCGATTCGCCGCCGACGCCTCCCACCAGCTCAAAACCCCCTTGACCGCGCTCCGCCTCCGCTTGGAGAACCTCGAACCCGACATCCACGCCGACGCCCGGCACCACCTCGACCACGCCATCGCCGAAACCGACCGCCTCGTCCGCATGGTCCACGGGCTCCTCGCCCTCGCCCGCCTCGAAGATGACCACACCGCCCCCACCCCCGTAGACGCCGACGCCATCCTGAACGACCGGGCCGAGACCTGGTCCGCCTTCGCCACCGACCACGACGTCACCCTCCACCTCACCGGCGAACCCGCCGGCCACGTCCAGGCCATTCCCGGAGCACTGGAACAAATCCTCGACAATCTCCTGGCCAACGCGCTGCGCGCCACACCCCCCGGGAGTACTGTCACCCTCCACCGCACCCCGGCCCGCGCCCCGCGCCACCGGACAACCTCACCCGTGGAGCTCCACATCATCGATCAAGGCCCCGGCATGACCGCCACCGAGCGCGGACGCGCCTTCGACCGCTTCTGGTGCGCACCCAACACCTCCCCGGGCGGCACTGGACTCGGCCTGACCATCGCCCGCCAACTGGCCCAGGCCGGCGGGGGCGCCATCGAACTCCACGCCCACCCCGCCGGCGGCCTCGACGCAGTGATCCACCTGCGTCCCGCCCCACCGTCACACCGCAACCGGTAA
- a CDS encoding response regulator transcription factor: MRVLLIEDDDAIAEPLAEGLGRYGFAIDRVGTGAAALAAPLPDMVLLDLGLPDMDGIDVCRTLRSRSRVPIIMITARGDETDRVVGLELGADDYLSKPFGLRELVARMRAVTRRSRLTDTISPGMPSGGETGPLGTTPQCVGDLLIDRRTRKVHVAGAQVALAPKEFDLLALLAEDPGAVCSRQHILDTVWDPNYFGPSKTLDVHIAALRRKLGNPTWIETARGVGFRLTVSAGGGEDAQ; the protein is encoded by the coding sequence ATGCGGGTGCTGCTCATCGAGGATGACGATGCCATCGCCGAGCCCCTGGCCGAGGGCCTGGGCCGCTACGGCTTCGCGATCGACCGTGTCGGCACCGGCGCGGCCGCCCTCGCCGCACCGCTGCCCGACATGGTCCTGCTCGACCTCGGGCTGCCCGACATGGACGGCATCGACGTCTGCCGTACCTTGCGCAGTCGCTCCCGCGTACCCATCATCATGATCACCGCCCGGGGAGACGAGACCGACCGCGTCGTCGGGCTCGAACTCGGCGCCGACGACTACCTCTCCAAACCCTTCGGGCTCAGGGAGCTCGTCGCCCGCATGCGCGCCGTCACCCGCCGCTCCCGGCTGACCGACACGATCTCCCCCGGCATGCCCTCCGGCGGCGAGACAGGGCCCCTCGGCACCACACCACAGTGCGTCGGAGACCTCCTCATCGACCGGCGGACCAGAAAAGTCCACGTCGCAGGGGCACAAGTCGCGCTTGCGCCCAAGGAGTTCGACCTCCTCGCTCTCCTTGCCGAGGACCCCGGCGCCGTCTGCTCGCGCCAGCACATCCTCGACACCGTCTGGGACCCCAACTACTTCGGCCCGAGCAAGACCCTCGATGTCCACATTGCCGCCCTGCGCCGCAAACTGGGCAACCCCACCTGGATCGAGACCGCCCGCGGAGTCGGCTTCCGGCTGACCGTTTCCGCCGGCGGAGGCGAAGACGCCCAGTGA
- a CDS encoding ABC transporter ATP-binding protein: protein MAGPALSARSLYRFFRAGEEETFALQGVGLEVGRGETVAVTGPSGSGKTTLLNCLAGLDEPDGGTVRVAGVRLSHRPERERVDIRARHVGVLFQSGNLLDHLSVRDNVALVQRLAPARSRTPVQEILDQLGIGQRAGALPGELSGGEGARAGLAVALANTPDVLLADEPTGEVDAGTERRLLDLLRERAADGTAVVVVTHSRAVAAAADRVLRLRDGRWA, encoded by the coding sequence ATGGCCGGGCCCGCCCTCAGCGCCCGTTCCCTCTACCGGTTCTTCCGGGCCGGCGAGGAGGAGACGTTCGCGCTGCAGGGCGTGGGGCTGGAGGTGGGGCGCGGCGAGACGGTGGCGGTGACCGGGCCTTCCGGGTCCGGGAAGACCACCCTGCTCAACTGCCTGGCGGGGCTTGACGAGCCGGACGGCGGCACGGTGCGGGTCGCCGGCGTACGCCTCAGCCACCGTCCCGAACGCGAGCGGGTAGACATCCGGGCACGGCACGTAGGCGTTCTGTTCCAGTCGGGCAATCTGCTGGACCACCTCAGCGTGCGGGACAACGTCGCTCTGGTGCAGCGACTGGCGCCTGCCCGGAGCCGGACGCCGGTGCAGGAAATCCTGGACCAACTCGGTATCGGTCAGCGCGCCGGAGCTCTGCCAGGTGAGCTGTCCGGAGGGGAGGGGGCCCGCGCGGGCCTGGCCGTCGCCCTGGCGAACACACCGGACGTGCTGCTCGCCGACGAGCCGACCGGCGAGGTGGACGCGGGCACCGAACGACGGCTGCTGGACCTGCTGCGTGAGCGTGCCGCCGACGGAACCGCCGTCGTCGTGGTCACCCACAGCCGTGCCGTGGCGGCGGCCGCCGACCGGGTACTGCGGCTGCGGGACGGGAGGTGGGCGTGA
- a CDS encoding ABA4-like family protein: MTGFLFELSFWLAAPVWLLMIFAPAWGPTARIAGSPMTVVPVLLVYLALAVPAFPELWTAVRSPDLGTFRELTARADGAGAIWSQVIAWDLLIGQWMYQEARRLRIPALLMGPLLAFTILLSPFGLLVFLGLRTARTRRSTRDGPATATSRKAT; this comes from the coding sequence ATGACCGGATTCCTCTTCGAGCTCTCCTTCTGGCTGGCCGCACCCGTCTGGCTGCTCATGATCTTCGCCCCCGCGTGGGGTCCAACCGCCCGCATCGCCGGGTCACCGATGACCGTGGTGCCCGTACTGCTCGTCTATCTCGCGCTCGCCGTCCCGGCGTTCCCCGAACTCTGGACCGCGGTCAGGAGCCCGGACCTCGGCACCTTCCGCGAACTGACCGCACGCGCGGACGGCGCGGGAGCCATCTGGTCGCAGGTCATCGCCTGGGATCTCCTCATCGGGCAGTGGATGTACCAGGAGGCCAGACGGCTCAGGATCCCCGCCCTGCTGATGGGTCCCCTGCTGGCCTTCACGATCCTTCTGTCGCCCTTCGGGCTGCTGGTGTTCCTGGGGCTGCGAACGGCAAGGACACGGCGTTCGACCCGCGACGGCCCCGCGACTGCGACGTCCCGCAAAGCCACGTAA
- a CDS encoding SAM-dependent methyltransferase, protein MSSATTNIDTTKPSIARVYDAFLNGTDNYEVDREVVRRVQKAAPEAADLAVENRAFLIRACRFLAGQTGITQYLDCGSGLPTAENIHQVVQRINPDARVVYVDNDPLVQAHSRALLEGNETTVIVSEDIFEPEKLLRNALVRSHLDWNKPIALLHLGTLHHYNGEDARTRKDIMRSYLDALPPGSYVAISHFLDPEDEYSATARKMEDMFLHSMMGSGTFSTSAELEDLFNGLEMVDPGLVRCADWWPDGPQLKPLSAAQRCIAGGVAHKP, encoded by the coding sequence ATGTCCAGTGCAACGACCAATATCGATACGACGAAGCCCAGTATCGCCAGGGTGTACGACGCCTTCCTCAACGGCACCGACAACTACGAGGTGGACCGTGAGGTGGTCCGGCGTGTGCAGAAGGCCGCTCCGGAGGCCGCGGACCTGGCGGTCGAGAACCGTGCCTTCCTGATCCGCGCCTGCCGGTTCCTGGCCGGCCAGACCGGCATCACCCAATACCTGGACTGCGGCTCGGGCCTGCCGACCGCGGAGAACATCCACCAGGTGGTGCAGCGCATCAACCCGGACGCCCGGGTCGTCTACGTGGACAACGACCCACTGGTGCAGGCCCACAGCCGCGCGCTCCTGGAGGGCAACGAGACCACCGTCATCGTCTCCGAGGACATCTTCGAACCGGAGAAGCTGCTGCGCAACGCACTCGTCCGGTCCCACCTGGACTGGAACAAGCCGATCGCGCTGCTGCACCTGGGTACGCTGCACCACTACAACGGCGAGGACGCACGCACGCGCAAGGACATCATGCGCTCCTACCTCGACGCCCTTCCGCCCGGCTCCTACGTGGCGATCAGTCACTTCCTGGACCCTGAGGACGAGTACAGCGCCACCGCCCGGAAGATGGAGGACATGTTCCTGCACAGCATGATGGGCAGTGGCACCTTCTCCACCAGCGCCGAACTGGAGGACCTGTTCAACGGCCTGGAGATGGTCGACCCAGGCCTGGTGCGGTGCGCCGACTGGTGGCCGGACGGCCCGCAACTCAAGCCACTGAGCGCAGCCCAGCGGTGTATCGCCGGTGGCGTCGCCCACAAGCCGTAA
- a CDS encoding ABC transporter ATP-binding protein, whose translation MRAPDTVGAADVGETGTPLVRCENAARTYGSGPHAVVAVHGLSCEVPPGARIAVVGPSGSGKSTLLHLMAGLDRPTAGRVSHPGIGDEDAGGLARHIGVVFQGPSLLPALTAEENVALPLRIDGVADGEADSRARAALASLGLEALARRLPDELSAGQAQRVAVARVLARRPRLVLADEPTGQLDRETGRQVLSVLLGTAEELSATVLVTTHDPRIARELDLRWYMADGRLTQPADPGTGRREVRS comes from the coding sequence ATGCGCGCGCCGGACACCGTGGGCGCCGCGGACGTGGGGGAGACCGGAACGCCGCTGGTCCGCTGCGAGAACGCGGCCCGGACCTATGGCAGCGGTCCGCACGCCGTCGTCGCCGTGCACGGCCTGAGCTGCGAGGTCCCGCCCGGAGCGCGGATCGCGGTGGTGGGGCCGTCCGGATCGGGCAAGTCCACGCTGCTGCACCTGATGGCGGGACTGGACAGGCCCACGGCGGGCCGGGTGAGCCATCCCGGCATCGGCGACGAGGACGCCGGCGGGCTCGCCCGGCACATCGGCGTCGTCTTCCAGGGCCCGAGTCTGCTGCCCGCGCTCACCGCCGAAGAGAACGTCGCGCTACCGCTGCGCATCGACGGCGTGGCGGACGGCGAGGCGGACTCCCGGGCGCGGGCGGCGCTGGCGAGCCTCGGCCTGGAAGCGCTCGCGCGGCGGCTGCCGGACGAGCTGTCGGCGGGGCAGGCCCAACGGGTCGCCGTGGCCAGGGTGCTGGCGCGCCGGCCCAGGCTCGTCCTGGCCGACGAACCAACCGGGCAGTTGGACCGCGAGACCGGCCGTCAGGTGCTGTCGGTGCTGCTGGGCACCGCCGAAGAGCTGAGTGCGACGGTGCTGGTGACCACCCACGATCCGCGGATCGCTCGCGAGTTGGACCTCCGCTGGTACATGGCCGACGGGCGCCTGACCCAGCCGGCGGACCCGGGAACGGGGCGAAGGGAAGTACGGTCATGA
- a CDS encoding HAMP domain-containing sensor histidine kinase, with protein MRRRILRAVVIAVVCAVVLFSVPLAVATLRLYRQNEMSDLERLADRVAVTVPADVHHPRDPMELPRVESGTWVGVYDERARRVTGAGPAHGDGPVRLALAGQASSQRLGDRLVVVVPVGSGERVRAVVQASSPADGPLRRAALTWAAMLALAAVAVGVGATLGLRSSRRLARPLESLAETAGQLETGDLSARADKSGLPEADEVASALNRAAERIEELLRRERAFSADASHQLRTALTRVRLELEGAPAEEARAAGAQAPGPSGASVARNPRAAIRAALASLDAMETMVADLLALARDIPERAPLDVEVLLADAERRWHGELAAVGRPLRIAVEEDLPNAVGSARAGRQVLDVLLANALAHGSGTVTVTARDAAGVLAVDVEDEGPGLPEGEDIFARRRAGDSGHGIGLALARSLVDTEGGRLMVSRRAPHPRFTWLVAGIREAPEP; from the coding sequence GTGCGCCGCCGCATCCTCCGGGCCGTCGTCATCGCGGTGGTGTGCGCGGTGGTGCTGTTCTCGGTACCGCTGGCCGTGGCAACGCTGCGGCTGTACCGACAGAACGAGATGAGCGACCTGGAGCGGCTGGCCGACCGGGTGGCGGTGACCGTCCCTGCTGACGTGCACCATCCCCGTGACCCGATGGAACTGCCACGCGTCGAGTCCGGTACCTGGGTCGGGGTGTACGACGAACGTGCGCGGCGGGTGACCGGAGCAGGCCCGGCGCACGGGGACGGACCGGTCCGCCTCGCCCTGGCGGGCCAGGCGTCATCGCAGCGGCTGGGTGACCGACTGGTAGTGGTGGTACCGGTGGGGTCGGGCGAGCGGGTACGGGCGGTGGTACAGGCCAGTTCACCGGCCGACGGGCCGTTGCGCCGGGCTGCGCTCACCTGGGCGGCCATGCTCGCGTTGGCTGCAGTGGCGGTCGGAGTGGGCGCCACCCTGGGGCTACGGTCCAGCAGGCGACTCGCACGCCCCTTGGAATCGCTGGCGGAGACGGCCGGACAACTGGAGACCGGCGACTTGTCGGCCCGGGCCGACAAGTCCGGACTCCCCGAGGCCGACGAGGTCGCGAGCGCGCTCAACCGCGCCGCCGAACGCATCGAGGAACTCCTGCGGCGCGAGCGGGCCTTCAGCGCGGACGCCTCCCACCAACTGCGCACGGCACTGACCAGGGTGCGGCTGGAACTGGAAGGCGCGCCGGCCGAAGAGGCCAGGGCTGCGGGTGCACAGGCCCCGGGCCCGTCCGGCGCGAGCGTGGCCAGGAACCCGCGGGCCGCCATACGCGCCGCCCTCGCATCGCTCGATGCCATGGAGACGATGGTGGCCGACCTTCTCGCGCTGGCCCGGGACATACCGGAGCGGGCACCGCTCGACGTGGAGGTGCTGCTAGCCGATGCCGAGCGACGCTGGCACGGCGAGCTGGCGGCCGTGGGACGGCCGCTGAGGATCGCCGTCGAGGAGGACTTGCCGAACGCGGTCGGCTCTGCGCGCGCCGGACGGCAGGTCCTGGACGTTCTTCTCGCCAACGCGCTCGCCCACGGCAGCGGCACCGTGACCGTCACGGCCCGGGACGCGGCCGGGGTACTGGCGGTGGATGTGGAGGACGAGGGGCCCGGCCTGCCCGAGGGAGAGGACATCTTCGCCCGGCGACGGGCCGGCGACAGCGGCCACGGCATCGGGCTGGCACTCGCCCGTTCCCTGGTGGACACCGAGGGCGGGCGCCTCATGGTCTCCAGGAGAGCACCGCACCCCCGCTTCACCTGGCTCGTCGCCGGGATCCGCGAAGCCCCGGAACCGTGA
- a CDS encoding MerR family transcriptional regulator, giving the protein MRIAELSRTTGVPVPTIKYYVREGLLPPGELTSRNQATYGEAHERRLHLIRALLDVGGMKVAEIAKVLTAIDDPERPLHKVLGAAADRLGNANIKHEDTESAAAHAVVADLISRRGWRTHESNPAAADLAKALAAMARLGHGAFTEVLDDYADAAEQVARADLAYADRRVGVEDMVERVVIGTVLGEAVLGALRRLAHVDASAHLYGEEGPPARKTI; this is encoded by the coding sequence TTGCGCATCGCAGAGTTGAGCCGAACAACCGGAGTACCCGTGCCGACGATCAAGTACTACGTCCGTGAAGGGCTACTGCCTCCGGGCGAGCTGACCAGCCGGAATCAAGCAACCTACGGCGAGGCGCACGAGCGTCGGCTGCACCTCATCCGCGCCCTGCTCGATGTGGGCGGCATGAAGGTGGCCGAAATCGCGAAAGTACTGACCGCCATCGACGACCCGGAACGTCCGCTGCACAAAGTGCTCGGTGCCGCCGCGGACCGCCTCGGCAACGCGAACATCAAGCACGAAGACACCGAGTCGGCGGCCGCGCATGCCGTCGTCGCCGACCTCATCTCCCGGCGTGGCTGGCGCACGCACGAGTCGAACCCCGCCGCAGCCGACCTGGCCAAGGCACTCGCCGCCATGGCCCGGCTGGGGCACGGGGCGTTCACCGAGGTCCTCGACGACTACGCCGACGCCGCCGAGCAGGTCGCGCGCGCCGACCTCGCGTACGCCGACCGGCGGGTGGGGGTCGAGGACATGGTGGAGAGGGTGGTGATCGGAACCGTACTGGGTGAAGCGGTGCTCGGCGCGCTGCGCAGGCTGGCCCATGTGGACGCCTCGGCACATTTGTACGGCGAGGAGGGGCCACCGGCACGCAAGACGATCTGA
- a CDS encoding FtsX-like permease family protein has product MIRIWLAGLLRRRGGRLLGVAAGVATAVALLAALGGFLGATHATMTAQSVRAVAVDWQVQAASGADARQVLTTVQHTPGTRAALPVGYAATSGLSATAGGTSQTTGPGAVLGVPSGYRATFPGEIRVLAGRGEGVLLAQQTAANLHVAPGNTVTVGRAGLPPLKVRVDGVVDLPHADSLFQKVGAPPQSQPTAPPDNVVLLPPARWHAAFDPLAKTHPGLVHDQIHARRSHALPPDPAVAYNAATGSAHHTDLRLAGTGVVGDNLGAVLDAARSDALYAQMLFLFLGVPGAVLAGGLTAAVAGTGAERRRREQSLLRTRGASAGQLLSLAAVEAGLVAVVGGAVGLGVAALLGRTAFGSAGTFTAGWALGALAAGALIAGGTVLVPARRGIKAATVVAGRAAVERRRVPRAAWWVLAAGLLAGALVVFRITSRTNYALVLAPEGTPTLSVDYWAFAGPALLWTGGALLAWLLMDLALRRGRPVLARLLRPATGPLSGTVAAGLSRQRGTVLRAVVLLALAIAFAASTAVFNSTYQQQAGVDAVLTNGADVTVAVSPGSTTGSADAARVAGVPGVRSVEPLQHRFAYVGPDLQDLYGVRPNTVVGAGRLQDAYFSGGTARALVDRLQRQPDGLLVSAETANDFQLHPGDQVRLRLQDNRTHQLHPVAFRFIGVVKEFPTAPKDSFLVANASYVARSTGSGAVGTLLVDTGGTGQRAVARHVRSVLGPTAQVTDLPSARTVTGSSLTAVDLGGLTRVELGFALVIGAAAGGLVLALGLTERRRTLALASVLGARGRQLSGFVWSEAGIVAVAGAAGGVLLGWSLSEVLVKVLSGVFDPPPAALAVPWGYLGALAAAVVAALALAAWTAVRHARRPPLTELREL; this is encoded by the coding sequence ATGATCAGGATCTGGCTGGCGGGCCTGTTGCGGCGGCGTGGCGGACGACTGCTCGGGGTGGCGGCAGGGGTGGCCACGGCGGTGGCCCTGCTGGCCGCGCTCGGTGGCTTCCTCGGTGCCACCCACGCGACGATGACGGCGCAGTCCGTGCGCGCGGTCGCCGTGGACTGGCAGGTGCAGGCGGCGAGCGGCGCCGATGCCCGGCAGGTGCTGACCACCGTGCAGCACACTCCGGGCACGCGCGCCGCGCTCCCGGTCGGGTACGCGGCGACCAGCGGTCTGAGTGCCACTGCCGGCGGGACCTCCCAGACCACCGGGCCCGGCGCCGTATTGGGGGTGCCGAGCGGATACCGTGCGACGTTCCCCGGTGAGATCCGGGTACTGGCCGGACGCGGCGAGGGAGTGCTGCTGGCCCAGCAGACCGCCGCGAATCTGCATGTGGCCCCCGGCAACACGGTGACCGTGGGGCGCGCGGGGCTGCCGCCGTTGAAGGTGCGGGTGGACGGTGTGGTGGACCTCCCGCATGCCGACTCACTGTTCCAGAAGGTCGGCGCGCCCCCGCAGTCGCAGCCGACGGCGCCCCCGGACAATGTCGTGCTGCTGCCACCGGCACGCTGGCACGCGGCCTTCGACCCGCTGGCCAAAACTCACCCCGGCCTCGTCCACGACCAGATCCACGCACGGCGCAGCCACGCCCTGCCGCCCGACCCAGCCGTCGCCTACAACGCGGCGACCGGCAGTGCCCACCACACGGACCTGCGGCTGGCCGGTACCGGTGTGGTCGGCGACAACCTGGGCGCGGTGCTGGACGCGGCCCGGTCGGACGCCCTGTACGCGCAGATGCTGTTCCTGTTCCTCGGTGTGCCCGGCGCGGTGCTGGCCGGGGGGCTGACCGCGGCGGTCGCCGGAACGGGCGCAGAGCGGCGGCGCAGGGAACAGTCCTTGCTGCGCACGCGTGGTGCCTCCGCCGGGCAACTGTTGTCCCTCGCGGCCGTGGAGGCCGGCCTGGTGGCCGTTGTCGGCGGGGCGGTGGGGCTGGGAGTTGCGGCACTGCTGGGTCGCACGGCCTTCGGCTCGGCCGGAACGTTCACCGCCGGGTGGGCGCTGGGCGCGCTCGCCGCCGGCGCGTTGATCGCCGGCGGGACCGTGCTGGTGCCCGCGCGCCGTGGCATCAAGGCCGCCACCGTCGTGGCCGGACGGGCAGCGGTGGAGCGACGCCGGGTGCCGCGCGCCGCGTGGTGGGTGCTGGCCGCCGGCCTGCTGGCGGGGGCGCTCGTGGTCTTCAGGATCACCAGTCGCACCAACTACGCCCTGGTCCTCGCTCCCGAGGGCACGCCGACACTGTCGGTGGACTACTGGGCGTTCGCCGGCCCGGCCCTGCTGTGGACCGGTGGGGCACTGCTGGCCTGGCTGCTGATGGATCTCGCGCTGCGGCGCGGTCGGCCGGTGCTGGCCCGGCTGCTGAGACCAGCGACGGGGCCTCTCTCCGGCACGGTCGCGGCCGGCTTGTCCCGGCAGCGGGGCACTGTGCTGCGGGCCGTGGTGCTGCTGGCGCTGGCCATCGCCTTCGCCGCGTCGACCGCCGTGTTCAACTCCACCTACCAACAGCAGGCCGGAGTCGACGCGGTACTGACCAACGGCGCCGACGTCACCGTCGCGGTGTCTCCCGGCTCCACCACCGGTTCGGCCGACGCGGCGCGGGTGGCGGGTGTGCCCGGTGTGCGCAGTGTGGAACCGCTGCAGCACCGCTTCGCCTATGTCGGCCCCGACCTCCAGGACCTGTACGGAGTACGGCCGAACACCGTCGTCGGAGCGGGCCGGCTCCAGGACGCGTACTTCTCGGGCGGGACCGCGCGAGCGCTGGTGGACCGCCTCCAGCGGCAGCCCGACGGGCTCCTCGTCAGCGCCGAAACCGCCAACGACTTCCAGCTCCACCCGGGCGACCAGGTCCGGCTGCGCCTGCAGGACAACCGCACCCACCAACTGCACCCCGTGGCCTTCCGCTTCATCGGCGTCGTCAAGGAGTTCCCGACCGCCCCCAAGGACAGCTTCCTGGTGGCCAACGCCTCCTACGTAGCCCGGTCGACCGGCAGTGGTGCGGTGGGCACGCTGCTGGTCGACACCGGCGGCACCGGCCAGCGCGCGGTGGCCCGGCACGTGCGGTCCGTGCTGGGTCCCACCGCGCAGGTCACCGACCTGCCGTCCGCCCGCACCGTCACCGGGTCCAGTCTCACCGCCGTGGACCTGGGCGGACTCACCCGGGTGGAGTTGGGATTCGCCCTGGTCATCGGGGCGGCGGCGGGCGGCCTCGTGCTCGCCCTGGGCCTCACCGAGCGCCGGCGCACCCTCGCGCTGGCCTCCGTGCTGGGCGCCCGAGGACGTCAGCTGTCCGGATTCGTATGGAGCGAGGCCGGAATCGTGGCGGTGGCGGGCGCGGCAGGCGGCGTCCTCCTCGGCTGGTCGCTGTCCGAAGTGCTGGTCAAGGTCCTCTCCGGGGTCTTCGACCCGCCACCGGCAGCCCTCGCCGTGCCATGGGGCTACCTCGGCGCACTCGCCGCGGCCGTAGTGGCGGCCCTGGCACTGGCGGCGTGGACAGCCGTGCGGCACGCCCGGCGGCCACCGCTCACGGAGCTGCGGGAGCTGTGA
- a CDS encoding response regulator transcription factor, whose product MARIVIVEDDDAIGGRLAAMLRAQGHDCEWCPDGAAALARAGRGPAGLVLLDLGLPDADGFELCRSLRERLPGAVIVALTARTGEMDVIQALESGADDYLTKPFRLAELQARIAAHLRRAEPGRTGGAGQIRHGALLIDRTARRCLTPAGEVELRPKEFDLLVRLATAVGRAVSREDLMSDVWDENWFGSTKTLDVHVAVLRRKLGDHVRITTLRHFGYRLEPPREG is encoded by the coding sequence GTGGCACGGATTGTGATCGTCGAGGACGACGACGCCATCGGAGGAAGGCTCGCGGCGATGCTGCGGGCACAGGGCCATGACTGTGAGTGGTGCCCTGATGGCGCGGCAGCGCTGGCGCGTGCCGGGCGAGGCCCCGCCGGATTGGTGTTGCTGGACCTCGGGCTGCCGGATGCGGACGGATTCGAGCTGTGCCGGAGCCTGCGCGAGCGTCTGCCGGGTGCCGTGATCGTCGCCCTGACGGCCCGCACCGGGGAGATGGATGTGATCCAGGCGCTGGAGTCGGGTGCGGACGACTATCTGACCAAGCCGTTCCGCCTCGCTGAACTGCAGGCCCGGATCGCCGCCCATCTGCGACGTGCCGAACCGGGAAGGACAGGCGGCGCCGGCCAGATCCGTCACGGCGCCTTGCTGATCGACCGCACGGCCCGCCGCTGCCTCACCCCGGCGGGCGAGGTGGAGCTGCGGCCCAAGGAGTTCGACCTGCTGGTCCGGCTGGCCACTGCCGTCGGCCGCGCGGTGAGCCGGGAGGATCTCATGAGCGACGTGTGGGACGAGAACTGGTTCGGATCCACCAAGACGCTCGATGTCCATGTGGCAGTGCTGCGCCGCAAACTGGGTGACCACGTACGGATCACGACCCTGCGGCACTTCGGCTATCGGCTCGAACCGCCCAGGGAGGGCTGA